From Scylla paramamosain isolate STU-SP2022 chromosome 16, ASM3559412v1, whole genome shotgun sequence, one genomic window encodes:
- the LOC135107955 gene encoding myb-like protein I isoform X3, with translation MERESGPELTIYSARYASPPARPRPGYPVLAHHAQTHHFHDFAAPPPSASGPISYPPRGPLLHVVGGQPFSGPLSLPQGSGYWRPTPRRHHHHHHTFPPYPLLPPLPPQRLHFHPHGHTSLPHLGLREPPPPPPPAGRWDEDPCFLRPNSPDMPCPHNPRAAPTPQEDGTCFVVMGSRDPKHVLRPVAAMNPHVLRHQQQQQQQQQQQQEQHRKEEQQARGQQSWQQRQQEDEDGIYSYAGEGIFSPADVIRAQAAMDDFNSYGGSLASENIYEEIPENWRGSWARRSLVEEVMDEYERVRAGHRRVLSALNLDVETLIRPGGQDGTASPDSGLTISASDSSCEPNPTGYDHSRTRGDSGIGLSTKGNNSPKSSQNSADGSPKNKGRLVKCESMDIKEAFTRRPSGGRGRGLREKIGSVREKMERRWRFPNFSKKGKCCL, from the coding sequence ATGGAGCGCGAGTCAGGGCCGGAGCTCACCATCTACTCTGCCCGCTACGCCTCGCCCCCAGCCCGGCCTCGCCCTGGTTATCCTGTCCTCGCCCACCACGCTCAGACTCACCACTTCCATGACTTCGCTGCACCGCCGCCGTCCGCCTCCGGGCCCATCTCTTACCCGCCCCGCGGCCCGCTGCTGCACGTGGTGGGCGGGCAGCCCTTCTCGGGGCCTCTGTCCCTGCCACAGGGCTCGGGATACTGGAGACCCACGCCCcgacgacaccaccaccaccatcatacctTCCCACCGTACCCACTCCTCCCACCTCTGCCGCCACAGCGCCTTCACTTCCACCCCCACGGCCACACCTCTCTGCCACACCTGGGCCTGCGggagccgccgccaccaccgccgccggcGGGAAGATGGGATGAAGATCCCTGCTTCCTAAGGCCAAACTCCCCAGACATGCCATGTCCCCACAACCCCCGCGCCGCGCCCACCCCGCAGGAGGACGGGACCTGCTTTGTGGTGATGGGCTCCCGTGATCCCAAGCACGTGCTTCGCCCCGTGGCCGCCATGAATCCCCACGTGCTgcgtcaccagcagcagcagcagcagcaacaacagcagcagcaggaacaacacCGCAAGGAAGAACAACAGGCACGAGGCCAGCAGTcgtggcagcagcggcagcaagaGGATGAGGACGGCATTTACTCTTACGCCGGCGAGGGAATCTTTTCTCCTGCAGACGTGATCCGCGCCCAGGCGGCGATGGACGACTTTAACAGCTACGGCGGCTCCCTGGCCTCAGAGAATATCTACGAGGAGATTCCCGAGAACTGGCGGGGGTCGTGGGCACGGCGCTCCCTGGTGGAAGAGGTGATGGACGAGTACGAGCGGGTGCGGGCGGGTCACAGGCGGGTGCTGTCCGCCCTCAATCTGGACGTGGAGACTCTTATCCGGCCCGGCGGTCAGGATGGCACCGCATCACCGGACTCTGGCCTCACCATTTCCGCTTCAGACTCCTCTTGTGAACCCAACCCCACCGGGTACGACCACTCCCGCACCCGCGGGGACTCGGGCATTGGTCTGTCCACGAAGGGCAACAACTCCCCGAAAAGCAGCCAGAACTCTGCCGACGGGTCCCCGAAGAACAAGGGACGACTAGTCAAGTGTGAGTCAATGGACATTAAGGAAGCATTCACGCGGCGGCCCTCGGGCGGGCGGGGCCGCGGCCTCAGAGAGAAGATCGGCAGCGTGCgggagaagatggagaggcGGTGGAGGTTTCCCAACTTCTCCAAGAAAGGTAAGTGTTGCCTATGA
- the LOC135107955 gene encoding myb-like protein I isoform X2 — MNSAPLPTCFSLTCLSSTPSRPPQRCDGVMERESGPELTIYSARYASPPARPRPGYPVLAHHAQTHHFHDFAAPPPSASGPISYPPRGPLLHVVGGQPFSGPLSLPQGSGYWRPTPRRHHHHHHTFPPYPLLPPLPPQRLHFHPHGHTSLPHLGLREPPPPPPPAGRWDEDPCFLRPNSPDMPCPHNPRAAPTPQEDGTCFVVMGSRDPKHVLRPVAAMNPHVLRHQQQQQQQQQQQQEQHRKEEQQARGQQSWQQRQQEDEDGIYSYAGEGIFSPADVIRAQAAMDDFNSYGGSLASENIYEEIPENWRGSWARRSLVEEVMDEYERVRAGHRRVLSALNLDVETLIRPGGQDGTASPDSGLTISASDSSCEPNPTGYDHSRTRGDSGIGLSTKGNNSPKSSQNSADGSPKNKGRLVKCESMDIKEAFTRRPSGGRGRGLREKIGSVREKMERRWRFPNFSKKGKCCL, encoded by the coding sequence GTGTGATGGTGTGATGGAGCGCGAGTCAGGGCCGGAGCTCACCATCTACTCTGCCCGCTACGCCTCGCCCCCAGCCCGGCCTCGCCCTGGTTATCCTGTCCTCGCCCACCACGCTCAGACTCACCACTTCCATGACTTCGCTGCACCGCCGCCGTCCGCCTCCGGGCCCATCTCTTACCCGCCCCGCGGCCCGCTGCTGCACGTGGTGGGCGGGCAGCCCTTCTCGGGGCCTCTGTCCCTGCCACAGGGCTCGGGATACTGGAGACCCACGCCCcgacgacaccaccaccaccatcatacctTCCCACCGTACCCACTCCTCCCACCTCTGCCGCCACAGCGCCTTCACTTCCACCCCCACGGCCACACCTCTCTGCCACACCTGGGCCTGCGggagccgccgccaccaccgccgccggcGGGAAGATGGGATGAAGATCCCTGCTTCCTAAGGCCAAACTCCCCAGACATGCCATGTCCCCACAACCCCCGCGCCGCGCCCACCCCGCAGGAGGACGGGACCTGCTTTGTGGTGATGGGCTCCCGTGATCCCAAGCACGTGCTTCGCCCCGTGGCCGCCATGAATCCCCACGTGCTgcgtcaccagcagcagcagcagcagcaacaacagcagcagcaggaacaacacCGCAAGGAAGAACAACAGGCACGAGGCCAGCAGTcgtggcagcagcggcagcaagaGGATGAGGACGGCATTTACTCTTACGCCGGCGAGGGAATCTTTTCTCCTGCAGACGTGATCCGCGCCCAGGCGGCGATGGACGACTTTAACAGCTACGGCGGCTCCCTGGCCTCAGAGAATATCTACGAGGAGATTCCCGAGAACTGGCGGGGGTCGTGGGCACGGCGCTCCCTGGTGGAAGAGGTGATGGACGAGTACGAGCGGGTGCGGGCGGGTCACAGGCGGGTGCTGTCCGCCCTCAATCTGGACGTGGAGACTCTTATCCGGCCCGGCGGTCAGGATGGCACCGCATCACCGGACTCTGGCCTCACCATTTCCGCTTCAGACTCCTCTTGTGAACCCAACCCCACCGGGTACGACCACTCCCGCACCCGCGGGGACTCGGGCATTGGTCTGTCCACGAAGGGCAACAACTCCCCGAAAAGCAGCCAGAACTCTGCCGACGGGTCCCCGAAGAACAAGGGACGACTAGTCAAGTGTGAGTCAATGGACATTAAGGAAGCATTCACGCGGCGGCCCTCGGGCGGGCGGGGCCGCGGCCTCAGAGAGAAGATCGGCAGCGTGCgggagaagatggagaggcGGTGGAGGTTTCCCAACTTCTCCAAGAAAGGTAAGTGTTGCCTATGA